Genomic window (Synechococcus sp. LA31):
ACAGATGGCTCGCTTGGGGGATGACCACCAGTTCATTGCGCACTTGCAGTTGTCCGGCGGCCCATGCATTGAGCTCCAACACGTCGAGATCGTGCTCGCCCACCAGCAGCAGCACCGGGCAGCGCACCTCCGCAAGCCGTTGGAACACCAGATCCGGTCGCCCCCCACGCGACACAACCGTTTGCACCCGCTCGGGCCGTTCTGCCGCCCCCACCAGCGCCAGGGCGGCCCCAGTGCTGGCGCCATAGAGGCCTAAGGGAAGCATCTGTAGCTGCGGGTGTTGGCTGGTCCAATCGATCACGCTGAGTAGGCGTTGTTGCAGTGGTGGCAGGGCAGCCAGGGTGTGGCCATGGCAGGCGTGGTTGTGGTGCTCCAGATCAATCAG
Coding sequences:
- a CDS encoding dienelactone hydrolase family protein translates to MATTASRTSLTIPAPGGSLLAELTLPAAAAGLVLFCHGSGSSRLSPRNQYVAEQLQHGGLATLLIDLEHHNHACHGHTLAALPPLQQRLLSVIDWTSQHPQLQMLPLGLYGASTGAALALVGAAERPERVQTVVSRGGRPDLVFQRLAEVRCPVLLLVGEHDLDVLELNAWAAGQLQVRNELVVIPQASHLFSEPGSLDAVAEHAYRWFAEQFSRSPISSAGDL